The genomic interval ATAGAAGTTTCAGTTGAAAGATAGTTATTCAGCATATATTTTTGCACAATTTATTAGTTAGGATTTAACTTTAagggtaaatttttattttgattgtttCCTCTTTGTACTGATGCGATGGCTGAtgtgccggattctggtatacatataatttcgaaagagacattatatatatgtttgtttgttcgtgacagtcaatttaataaaaaaacaaatgagaattcaaataaattaatataaaataaaactattcaaatacattaaataaaatgtttactattagattagtcatgtttaagcggtttatattacaaataccgagcgaagccgggtaaagctACTGGTATAACATATTAAGAATGTTTAAATCCAAAACCTCATCAgctttattatatacatgtactaTGTAGACGGTTCTTTCGACTACgttttgataattttatgtATCTCTACGAGCCGTTGGATTTAACAAGCAAAATGTGATCGTGTTGTTCATTagaaaaataaaccaaatattCTTCTTCGGCGACGTTGATGATGTGATTGTtgaatgtatgaaaataaatgcGGTTAATGGTCAgtgggtttatattacaaataccgagcgaagccgggtaaaaccactagtaagtaatatttatatataggttGTAAAGCAAATAAAAGAagataaaaatgaatgaataaaagAATTTAGtcatcaaaattataattttggaatgtgaatgttgaatcaCTTTTGAAGGTAACACagaatattatttgtaaatatgaaGTTCAAAGAAAGTCAAAAATTCTAGAAATAAACTTTGTTTATCCTGCAAGCCGCTGGCATGACAGTCCCTTGCTTTGTAGCGCAGTGCAACAAATTGCTGCAAAATTCTTATTCGGACATGCAATAAAATACTTGGCATCCAATATCTGGTTATCTCGAGATGTTCAATGTGCAGTAAAGACATTTAACACATATAGCCGATAACAAAATGTCAAAATGTGTTCGAAAACAGGAGCCGATAAATCGAACCCAGGAAAGAAGGAATAGATAATCAAGGTCGAGACGTTTCACTTCTACTGTATGTGACGAATATTCAGACTACATTTGTTATAATATCTAGTTTGGTGTTATTAAGTTTTGTGAATTTTCTTTGGGTTTAATtacgtcaaaatataatacatacgagtTCATCTCCTTCGCAAATATAAATgtagtttaaaatataatctgGAATGAAATTATAACGTTTGTGGTCTAGTCTTGCCACCCGACAATCTGACACGAGCTTGGTATAAAGGATATATGGTGATGAATGAAAACCGCATTATCATGGGAGATTGCTACGTTTGTGTCCTTAAATGGACACTAAACTTGATGGAAATGAATAAGATTGTACTAAAGAATAATTCTCAATGACGTAATTTCCGTATATCAAAATTAGAATCGATTTCGCCGAAAAATGTACTACGCATCATTGAaagaatgttttcaatgctattttaatgtaatcaaatctCCAAAAATATTCACCACTATATGATTCTGAAAGGTAtttaatactatataatattgtgtaaaattttatacgtgttttaattttttccatggATTTTTGATATTGCTCAGTAGTGAggtatcaaaatattattgtttttgattTATCAATAGCTTGCAGGCCAACTGAAATGACTCACATTGCCTAGATCTGTTCTAACGCGTccccattgcaaaaatatgcccATTTTCTGCATTGttgttgtaaaaaatatttgttaaatcaaaatttatgctgtttacgattatattttattgtcactACCCACgaaagatatgtatatgttcgaTTTTTAATCTTATAATCAAAATTGGTATCTTTCGAGTtgcctatttttattattattacatacctcctttacgtttcacttacgattacaattcaggaaaaagtttgccttttatccgatcgttttcatactttgccatattgctcattttggtcatcaatatatgtaaatggatcctccgccactacgatggtgcaaaatatCGTCTAATGGTgcctacggactaaaccaacgatgattttgggccaacttttttaaccagcaggataaaaccagtagcgtgcaaaatattgaaataaaaattaaattaaaaaattgaaattaaatatcaaaattaagctaaagagcgagattgagctaaaattagatcatcgttgatgttttgaattacgacgatacgcatttaaaaccagagaaatattaacgacagagccagcagcgtggctcggtcgttaagcttctgcttaacactgagaggctccgagttcgatcccttgagctgacctcgattgaaaaagaatttttctgagtatatctgtaatgctgctggtcagaccaggatttgtgactcctggttgatcgtttcctatcagagtttgccaattttctctgatttcattgttgaaacgattcccgattaaaaattggctaaaaaaaatccttcctacccactatgtcaccactatttgagtatgattaatgtaaatattacaataaaaatgtatgtacaattcatagatgtctcgttaattgtcgagtttgtcagtgtctcgtaatttagcgacttatgtatataataaaaaatgctgtattgtttgtaatttggccaggaaggcgcattggggtttacctgtaatgccttcctggtatgaaataaaataaaaaaataataaaaaaaaaataataataataataatttctctgcttacgagcgaaaaaaaatcttgttattatttcttaaaagtcgtcacgatatgttactgtattttgacagtcgatgatcgataaaaaaaacaattcacaaaaaaccgcggtgtcggttgtcggtgatttgtcaaagggtttttttttctttcgtcgaaataaaattaataatcacacattatccgataaattttacctctgaaatgatttaattacttgatttatttcgacgagagaaacaattgaagaataaaaaaatccgtttgatgtaaCCGACAAcacccgggttagcaaaaatcgttggatcacccatactaatacatgatatattctcagtaactgctttacggggaagtaaaaataataattctttgattttttttcgatcttagtgcgtatcttcgtaagtcaaaacattttaagtcgaggattacctgtatgtgattgttgatgatctaattttaggtcaatctcgaaaatttatttaaattgtgcatgttctgttttaactttcaatatttaattttaattttaatataatgattataattttattttgatatttgaatttaattttaatataataataatagttttaattttgatatttaatttcaatttttaaatttaatttttatttcgatattttgtacgctactggtttaaaaagttggcccagagACCGTTCGTTGGTTTGGTTCTTACGCACCATAAGACGCGTtttaaatctgcccggcgagatagtcgttgacgtttgtccaccgtttgtttattagttttaaacatagatggcggtagtaaaataaaattattgatatttttattcaaaataataattttatatacaaattattgctTTAGACTTCAaactttattttacaaaatcaccTAAACTCAGTTTACACTTCTGACATTTTGTCAATAGTAAGTTTTTTTGAGAAATACTAGCCTTTTTCAGTGAATTATTGGATGAATGCTAATCTCGTGACAAAGTTTCTATTTCCGAGTTTATGTATGACTAAttgtcgtaaatttttttcatttcagttttGGATACGGCGGGTCAAGAAGAGTTTAGCGCAATGCGAGAACAATACATGAGATCGGGCGAAGGTTTCCTCTTAGTGTTTTCAGTTGCCGATCACTCTAGCTTCGACGAGATATACAAATTCCACAAGCAAATCTTACGCGTCAAAGACCGAGACGAATTCCCAATGCTGATGGTTGGCAACAAAGCCGATCTGAACGACCGTGTGGTAATAGTAATGAGATTAAATCGCGGAATTGTATTCGAATCTTGCATTATCTGTACGTTTGCATCGCTTTGTGCTTCAGGTCGGTCTGGAAGAAGCGCAGCATCTGTCGCGGCAGTTGAAGATTCCGTACATCGAGTGCAGCGCCAAGATGAAAGTGAACGTCGACCAGTCGTTCCACGAGCTCGTCCGAGTGGTCAGGAGGTTTCAGCTGTCGGAGAGACCGTTGCTCAAGCCGAACCACAAGCAGAAATCAAAGAGTAAATGTTGCGTGTTGTAACAACCGTCGACTAATATTCtgctgtattatatacatatacacgtttatatattttaccatgaagtaatttattaataattctgTCGTTCAGGTGTGTAATTATGGTCTTTTGACTGATCCATTTTGTGTgatttttgaaacaaaaaaaaaagaaaacgtaaaaataattatatttttatatccatatatatgtgtattatattgaaCTCATATTGAGCTTataatatagatttattttgttaatttattaactTGATTATTTGAGATCtatcgtataatattatatatatccgAAGAGACCCAAAGTacattttgtattgtttttttttttttatacaatgtgcATTACAAAGTTCAACGATTTTAGTCTTTActatagtatataaataataaatggatTTTACATCCTATTTTTTGTATCAAAGAGCTTTTTGCTGTAGCCGATATTAAAGAAATTCCAAGAATTTCCTTTAAATGTCTACGTTTCTATTTCATATCAAACATTCATGATGAATAGCGAATGGAAGTGAAATTATGAGGATAAATCAATATGTAAAGCTAACTTGTATGTAAAATCAAACACTCACAGCTATTCATATATACCAGTGGTGACCATGAGGGCTTTTTTGGGCGTCGACctttttttcgactaataaaggacgaataccagtcaagaaattgatattgttctcgcatcttttgaaaggaaataatgaatacttattagtacatatatcaatagcccgttcattgagactatttttgcttgaaattactgttaactaaataattatttctcTAAGTAAGACATTATTCAGCTGCCAACAGTGAtggtcattttatttaaaaataatactctcaaaggagccgaatagttaaaaactggaaataatgtttaatacTATGGATGGACCGACTGATaccgttatacatatataagtgcaAGCCTAAATGCAAAAGTAGGTGTAAACCTCTccgacaaagagaaaaaatgaaacgacggatcttatctaaaatatttaacaagaaAATCtttacattgttattgatttattgtattacaatacatagtgcatgtttatttatttaattgctatttatttaatttaaaaa from Arctopsyche grandis isolate Sample6627 chromosome 9, ASM5162203v2, whole genome shotgun sequence carries:
- the Ras64B gene encoding ras-like protein 2 — protein: MSSSPGVGPSRSYKLVVVGGGGVGKSAITIQFIQSYFVTDYDPTIEDSYTKQCVIDDIPAKLDILDTAGQEEFSAMREQYMRSGEGFLLVFSVADHSSFDEIYKFHKQILRVKDRDEFPMLMVGNKADLNDRVVGLEEAQHLSRQLKIPYIECSAKMKVNVDQSFHELVRVVRRFQLSERPLLKPNHKQKSKSKCCVL